The proteins below come from a single Ictalurus furcatus strain D&B chromosome 15, Billie_1.0, whole genome shotgun sequence genomic window:
- the ca6 gene encoding carbonic anhydrase 6, with amino-acid sequence MFKPASIPFQQMLKSESAKHTHTHTHRCAMELFTAIIHAASLSFVLAGAGVHWTYKEGSLDQIHWPDEYPSCGGRKQSPIDIQRRNVQFNPHMLQLEMTGYGEVKNGNFLMINNGHSVQINLPSTMKITKGLPACYTAVQMHLHWGGWDLEASGAEHTVDGIRYMAELHVVHYNSDKYNSFDEAKDKSDGLAVLAFFYEDGHFENTYYSDFINNLENVKYAGQSMNISTLNVRSMLPENLAHFFRYEGSLTTPPCYESILWTVFDTPITLSHNQIRKLESTLMDLENKTLWNDYRMAQPLNDRVVESSFLPRLGKGTFCRQEEIEAKLLNIESMITSLGKHIHSDGGYRLPNKDPQAIFPLVLNFPASKLESYALISLAQPMNLHSFTVCMNLRMHVRPVHTVLSYSTSANENELTITMGYEVGLWIGNEFVNLPHDLSPRAWTHYCLTWASHTGGAELWVNGALGKEQYLRAGYTIPPGGDLILGKDQDGFLGISDSDAFVGYMTDVNIWDYVLGPEEIQKVMSCERNSEKGNVLNWGVTRMSLYGGVQLETEHKCS; translated from the exons ATGTTTAAACCCGCCTCCATTCCCTTTCAACAGATGCTTAAGTCCGAGagtgccaaacacacacatacacacacacacagatgcgcAATGGAGCTGTTCACTGCGATCATACATGCTGCTTCGCTGAGCTTTGTACTGGCTGGAGCTGGGGTACACTGGACATATAAAG AGGGATCTCTGGATCAGATCCACTGGCCAGATGAGTATCCTTCGTGCGGTGGCCGTAAACAATCCCCCATTGACATCCAGCGGCGCAACGTGCAGTTCAACCCACACATGCTGCAACTGGAGATGACCGGATATGGTGAAGTGAAGAATGGCAACTTCCTCATGATCAACAATGGACACTCAG TCCAAATTAACCTTCCCTCCACTATGAAGATAACGAAGGGGCTGCCAGCCTGCTACACAGCTGTTCAAATGCACTTACATTGGGGCGGATGGGACCTGGAAGCCAGTGGCGCTGAACATACTGTGGATGGCATCCGTTATATGGCAGAA CTTCATGTGGTCCACTACAACTCTGATAAGTACAATAGCTTTGATGAGGCCAAGGATAAGTCTGATGGTCTGGCAGTGTTGGCCTTCTTTTATGAG GATGGGCATTTTGAGAACACATACTACAGCGACTTCATCAATAACctggaaaatgtcaaatatgcaG GGCAGTCCATGAATATTTCGACTCTAAATGTACGTTCCATGCTTCCTGAGAACCTCGCCCATTTCTTCAGATATGAGGGCTCTCTTACGACGCCACCATGCTACGAGAGCATCCTGTGGACTGTGTTTGATACCCCCATTACCCTGTCCCATAACCAG ATCAGGAAGCTGGAGAGCACACTTATGGACCTGGAAAATAAGACCCTGTGGAATGACTACCGCATGGCACAACCTCTCAATGACAGAGTGGTAGAGTCCTCATTCCTTCCTCGCCTGGGAAAAGGCA CATTTTGTAGGCAAGAGGAGATTGAGGCAAAGCTTTTAAATATTGAAAGCATGATTACCTCTCTTGGAAAACATATACACTCAG ATGGTGGTTATAGGCTTCCCAACAAAG ATCCACAGGCAATATTCCCACTAGTACTTAATTTCCCTGCAAGCAAGCTAGAGAGTTATGCTCTGATTAGCCTGGCTCAACCAATGAACCTGCACTCCTTTACAGTGTGCATGAACCTGCGTATGCATGTCCGCCCTGTGCACACCGTGCTATCCTACTCCACCTCTGCAAATGAAAACGAGCTCACGATCACCATGGGATATGAGGTGGGGCTCTGGATCGGAAATGAGTTTGTCAACCTTCCCCATGACCTGAGCCCCCGTGCCTGGACGCATTATTGTCTGACCTGGGCTTCGCACACTGGAGGGGCAGAGCTCTGGGTGAATGGTGCTCTTGGAAAGGAGCAGTACCTGCGAGCGGGCTACACCATTCCTCCCGGTGGTGACCTCATCCTGGGAAAGGACCAGGATGGCTTCCTGGGAATCTCTGATTCGGATGCATTCGTGGGCTATATGACTGATGTGAACATATGGGATTATGTGTTGGGTCCTGAGGAGATCCAAAAGGTGATGAGCTGTGAGAGAAACTCAGAGAAAGGCAATGTGCTGAATTGGGGAGTTACACGCATGAGTCTGTATGGAGGAGTCCAACTGGAGACTGAACACAAGTGCTCGTAA
- the eno1a gene encoding enolase 1a, (alpha) isoform X2: MSILKIHAREIFDSRGNPTVEVDLYTKKGLFRAAVPSGASTGIYEALELRDEDKTRYLGKGVKRAVKYVNEFLAPALCNQDVSVLEQEKIDKLMLDMDGTDNKSKFGANAILGVSLAVCKAGAAEKGVPLYRHIADLAGNPEVILPVPAFNVINGGSHAGNKLAMQEFMILPVGASNFKEAMRIGAEVYHNLKNVIKEKYGKDATNVGDEGGFAPNILENKEALELLKNAISKAGYTDKIVIGMDVAASEFYKGGKYDLDFKSPDNPSRYISHDQLADLYKSFVKDYPVVSIEDPFDQDDWEAWSKFTASTSIQVVGDDLTVTNPKRIAKAVSEKACNCLLLKVNQIGSVTESLQACKLAQSSGWGVMVSHRSGETEDTFIADLVVGLCTGQIKTGAPCRSERLAKYNQLLRIEEELGDKARFAGKNFRKPI; this comes from the exons ATGTCTATCCTGAAGATCCATGCTCGTGAGATTTTCGACTCTCGTGGAAACCCCACAGTTGAGGTTGATCTCTACACTAAGAAAg GTCTCTTCAGAGCTGCAGTGCCCAGCGGTGCTTCCACTGGCATCTATGAGGCCCTTGAGCTTCGTGATGAGGACAAGACGCGCTATCTGGGCAAAG GGGTGAAAAGAGctgtaaaatatgtaaatgagttcTTGGCCCCAGCTTTGTGTAACCAg GATGTGTCCGTCTTGGAGCAGGAGAAGATTGACAAACTGATGCTTGATATGGATGGTACAGATAATAAAT CTAAATTTGGTGCAAATGCCATCCTGGGTGTGTCCCTGGCTGTGTGCAAGGCTGGTGCTGCAGAGAAGGGCGTCCCACTCTACCGCCACATTGCTGACCTTGCTGGAAATCCAGAGGTCATCCTCCCAGTGCCT GCCTTCAATGTTATCAACGGCGGTTCCCACGCTGGCAACAAGCTGGCCATGCAGGAGTTCATGATCCTCCCAGTTGGAGCAAGCAACTTCAAAGAGGCCATGCGCATCGGTGCTGAGGTCTACCACAACCTGAAGAATGTCATCAAGGAGAAATACGGCAAAGATGCCACCAATGTGGGAGATGAAGGTGGCTTTGCCCCCAACATCCTGGAGAACAAAGAAG CACTTGAGCTGCTGAAGAATGCCATCAGCAAGGCTGGCTACACTGACAAGATTGTGATTGGCATGGATGTTGCAGCATCTGAATTTTACAAAGGTGGCAAATATGACCTGGACTTCAAGTCACCCGACAATCCCAGCCGTTACATCAGCCATGACCAGCTGGCTGACCTTTATAAGAGCTTTGTGAAGGATTATCCTG TTGTCTCTATTGAGGATCCCTTTGACCAGGATGACTGGGAAGCCTGGTCCAAGTTCACCGCCAGCACCAGCATCCAGGTGGTGGGTGACGATCTGACTGTGACCAACCCCAAACGCATTGCTAAGGCTGTATCAGAAAAGGCCTGCAACTGCCTGCTGCTGAAGGTCAACCAGATTGGCTCTGTCACAGAGTCCCTCCAGGC CTGCAAGCTGGCTCAGTCCAGTGGTTGGGGTGTGATGGTGAGCCACCGCTCTGGAGAGACTGAGGACACCTTCATTGCTGATTTGGTGGTTGGCCTCTGCACTGGccag ATCAAGACTGGTGCCCCTTGCAGATCTGAGCGTCTAGCCAAGTACAATCAGCTGCTCAG GATTGAAGAGGAGCTTGGAGACAAGGCCCGCTTTGCTGGCAAGAACTTCAGGAAGCCCATCTGA
- the eno1a gene encoding enolase 1a, (alpha) isoform X1 encodes MSILKIHAREIFDSRGNPTVEVDLYTKKGLFRAAVPSGASTGIYEALELRDEDKTRYLGKGVSKAVEHINKTIAPALVSQDVSVLEQEKIDKLMLDMDGTDNKSKFGANAILGVSLAVCKAGAAEKGVPLYRHIADLAGNPEVILPVPAFNVINGGSHAGNKLAMQEFMILPVGASNFKEAMRIGAEVYHNLKNVIKEKYGKDATNVGDEGGFAPNILENKEALELLKNAISKAGYTDKIVIGMDVAASEFYKGGKYDLDFKSPDNPSRYISHDQLADLYKSFVKDYPVVSIEDPFDQDDWEAWSKFTASTSIQVVGDDLTVTNPKRIAKAVSEKACNCLLLKVNQIGSVTESLQACKLAQSSGWGVMVSHRSGETEDTFIADLVVGLCTGQIKTGAPCRSERLAKYNQLLRIEEELGDKARFAGKNFRKPI; translated from the exons ATGTCTATCCTGAAGATCCATGCTCGTGAGATTTTCGACTCTCGTGGAAACCCCACAGTTGAGGTTGATCTCTACACTAAGAAAg GTCTCTTCAGAGCTGCAGTGCCCAGCGGTGCTTCCACTGGCATCTATGAGGCCCTTGAGCTTCGTGATGAGGACAAGACGCGCTATCTGGGCAAAG GTGTCTCAAAAGCTGTTGAGCATATCAATAAAACAATTGCACCTGCCCTGGTTAGCCAG GATGTGTCCGTCTTGGAGCAGGAGAAGATTGACAAACTGATGCTTGATATGGATGGTACAGATAATAAAT CTAAATTTGGTGCAAATGCCATCCTGGGTGTGTCCCTGGCTGTGTGCAAGGCTGGTGCTGCAGAGAAGGGCGTCCCACTCTACCGCCACATTGCTGACCTTGCTGGAAATCCAGAGGTCATCCTCCCAGTGCCT GCCTTCAATGTTATCAACGGCGGTTCCCACGCTGGCAACAAGCTGGCCATGCAGGAGTTCATGATCCTCCCAGTTGGAGCAAGCAACTTCAAAGAGGCCATGCGCATCGGTGCTGAGGTCTACCACAACCTGAAGAATGTCATCAAGGAGAAATACGGCAAAGATGCCACCAATGTGGGAGATGAAGGTGGCTTTGCCCCCAACATCCTGGAGAACAAAGAAG CACTTGAGCTGCTGAAGAATGCCATCAGCAAGGCTGGCTACACTGACAAGATTGTGATTGGCATGGATGTTGCAGCATCTGAATTTTACAAAGGTGGCAAATATGACCTGGACTTCAAGTCACCCGACAATCCCAGCCGTTACATCAGCCATGACCAGCTGGCTGACCTTTATAAGAGCTTTGTGAAGGATTATCCTG TTGTCTCTATTGAGGATCCCTTTGACCAGGATGACTGGGAAGCCTGGTCCAAGTTCACCGCCAGCACCAGCATCCAGGTGGTGGGTGACGATCTGACTGTGACCAACCCCAAACGCATTGCTAAGGCTGTATCAGAAAAGGCCTGCAACTGCCTGCTGCTGAAGGTCAACCAGATTGGCTCTGTCACAGAGTCCCTCCAGGC CTGCAAGCTGGCTCAGTCCAGTGGTTGGGGTGTGATGGTGAGCCACCGCTCTGGAGAGACTGAGGACACCTTCATTGCTGATTTGGTGGTTGGCCTCTGCACTGGccag ATCAAGACTGGTGCCCCTTGCAGATCTGAGCGTCTAGCCAAGTACAATCAGCTGCTCAG GATTGAAGAGGAGCTTGGAGACAAGGCCCGCTTTGCTGGCAAGAACTTCAGGAAGCCCATCTGA